A window of Cryptomeria japonica chromosome 3, Sugi_1.0, whole genome shotgun sequence contains these coding sequences:
- the LOC131049122 gene encoding receptor-like protein 50, translated as MKMVMMMTRVLMLLLLLLVVMLSCSSACYTDERNALLAFKEGLDFTSSHYTLQSWKGFNCCAWEGVSCHPITGHIISLDLSPHSLNASWNPHDVIMPSPFMSWRELRGELFQLRHLESLNLSENAFIPSLAIPSQFYKLSNLRYLSLSNSNLFARIPREIGKMPSLMYLDLSFNFLNNTIPISMGQLSKLTYLDLSSNCLNGTISMLVNLSKLAYFDLSYNVLSGTIPTFLGKLSKLTYVDLKYNSLSGTIPAFLSTLSELTYLDLSFNSLSGTIPTSLEKLSNLTYLYLSWNNLNGTIPISLGKLSKLTHIDMRGNSLNGAVPIFLGKLSKLTSLSLSFNHLSGTIPTSLSNLLNLTYLNLRSNSLSGTIPTSLGRLSKLTDLILSFNSLNGTIPSFLGNFTNLRVLDLSFNHLSGTYPLSLFDITPDIKKLYLSGNMLTVKVNVSYIPNFQLEALGLGSCNIQGNFPSFISTQYSLGFLDASENSFGGNIPDWLWDSIPLHYLNLSCNQFVGNLPIKLLVFAPSSNDNFVIDLHNNKLQGNIPLSLQNVSFLDLSKNQFDGPIPHSICQSSNLHVLDLSNNWLSGKIPQNLDQCFKLYMLDLERNNFNGTIPNIFGKMTSLETLKLGLNGLKGNIPLSLVNCTSLEILDLRNNNFHGDIPTWIGSLKSLRILILKSNKFIGKIPSELSNLQNLQILDMSSNKISGIIPNGFMNLSAMANETENTRTLELNSTDIGRNYIDTIIIMNKGKDMEYGRILRLIKCLDLSDNKLSGKIPWDIESLKGLIILNVSRNYFSGKIPKSLGSMLQLQSLDLSRNELSGMFPAELQHLTYLSFFDVSYNNLSGMIPQGGQIMTFDSSSFSNNSDLCGLQINVSCSRNHDVSPKDDEENKKVKNEDIWWDVGLGMGNAFGFSILIWVLCFSKSWSAKCFKVMDGIIVCLFQAFK; from the coding sequence atgaagatggtgatgatgatgacgagggtCCTGATGTTACTGTTATTATTATTAGTAGTGATGTTGTCCTGCTCCTCTGCATGTTATACAGATGAAAGAAATGCCTTGTTAGCTTTCAAAGAGGGCCTTGATTTCACTTCCTCTCATTACACGCTGCAATCCTggaagggatttaactgttgtgcGTGGGAAGGAGTGAGCTGCCACCCAATCACTGGCCACATCATTTCCTTAGATCTTAGTCCTCACTCCCTTAATGCCTCCTGGAATCCTCATGACGTCATCATGCCATCGCCATTCATGTCGTGGAGGGAACTTCGTGGGGAACTATTCCAACTACGCCATCTGGAGAGCTTGAACTTGAGTGAGAATGCCTTTATCCCTTCTCTTGCCATCCCTTCACAGTTTTACAAGCTCAGTAATTTGAGGTATTTAAGCTTGTCCAACTCTAACTTATTTGCTCGGATTCCAAGAGAGATTGGTAAAATGCCCAGCTTAATGTATCTTGATCTGTCTTTTAATTTTTTGAATAACACTATTCCAATATCTATGGGTCAACTGTCAAAGCTCACATATCTTGATCTGAGTTCTAATTGTTTGAATGGCACCATCTCAATGTTGGTCAACTTGTCAAAACTCGCATATTTTGATCTGAGTTATAATGTTTTGAGTGGCACTATCCCGACATTTTTGGGTAAGCTGTCAAAGCTCACATATGTTGACCTGAAATATAACTCTTTGAGTGGCACCATCCCAGCATTTTTGAGTACGCTCTCAGAGCTCACATATTTAGACTTGAGTTTTAACTCTTTGAGTGGCACCATTCCAACTTCTTTGGAGAAGCTATCAAATCTCACATATCTTTATTTGAGTTGGAACAATTTGAATGGTACAATCCCAATATCTTTGGGTAAGCTATCAAAGCTCACACATATTGACATGAGAGGTAACTCTTTAAATGGCGCTGTCCCAATATTTTTGGGTAAGCTGTCAAAGTTGACATCTCTTAGTCTATCTTTTAATCATTTGAGTGGCACCATTCCAACATCTTTGAGTAACCTACTAAACCTCACATATCTTAACTTGAGATCTAACTCTTTGAGTGGAACCATCCCAACATCTTTGGGTAGGCTGTCAAAACTCACAGATCTTATCCTAAGTTTTAATTCATTAAATGGTACAATCCCAAGCTTCTTAGgaaacttcaccaatctcagagTTCTTGATCTTAGCTTCAACCACCTAAGTGGAACTTACCCACTTTCTCTTTTTGATATTACACCCGATATTAAAAAATTGTATCTTTCAGGGAATATGTTGACTGTAAAAGTCAATGTCTCTTATATTCCCAATTTTCAACTTGAAGCCTTGGGTTTGGGATCTTGTAATATACAAGGGAATTTTCCATCTTTCATTTCAACTCAATATTCCTTAGGCTTTCTAGATGCCTCTGAAAACTCATTTGGTGGAAATATTCCTGATTGGTTATGGGATTCTATACCTCTTCATTATCTCAACCTCTCTTGTAACCAATTTGTAGGTAATTTACCTATTAAGCTGCTTGTATTTGCACCCAGTTCTAATGACAACTTTGTTATTGATTTGCATAACAATAAGTTACAAGGAAATATTCCCCTTTCTCTGCAAAATGTGAGCTTCTTGGATCTTTCAAAAAATCAATTTGATGGACCCATTCCGCATTCTATTTGTCAGTCAAGTAATTTGCAtgttttagacttgtcaaataaCTGGCTTAGTGGTAAGATTCCCCAGAATTTAGACCAATGCTTCAAGTTGTATATGCTAGATCTAGAAAGGAATAATTTCAATGGCACAATTCCAAATATATTTGGGAAGATGACTTCTCTAGAAACATTGAAATTAGGTCTCAATGGGCTAAAAGGGAACATACCATTATCACTTGTAAATTGCACTTCTTTAGAGATCCTAGATCTAAGGAATAACAATTTTCATGGGGACATCCCTACTTGGATTGGAAGCTTGAAAAGTCTTCGCATTTTAATACTAAAATCTAACAAATTTATTGGCAAGATACCCTCAGAATTATCAAACTTGCAAAATCTTCAGATATTGGATATGTCGAGCAACAAAATTTCAGGTATTATTCCAAATGGCTTTATGAACTTGAGTGCAATGGCAAATGAGACAGAAAACACAAGAACTCTTGAATTGAATAGTACAGATATCGGTAGGAATTATATAGATACCATAATCATTATGAACAAAGGAAAAGATATGGAGTATGGAAGAATTTTGAGATTAATTAAATGCCTTGATCTATCAGACAACAAATTATCAGGCAAAATACCTTGGGATATTGAATCCCTCAAAGGATTGATAATTCTCAATGTTTCCAGAAACTATTTCAGTGGTAAGATTCCAAAATCTTTGGGAAGCATGCTACAACTACAATCACTTGATCTTTCCAGAAATGAATTGTCTGGAATGTTTCCTGCTGAGCTACAACATCTCACATATTTGAGCTTCTTTGATGTGTCTTATAATAACCTATCAGGAATGATACCACAAGGAGGACAAATAATGACATTTGATTCCTCATCATTTTCCAATAATTCAGATCTATGTGGCCTACAAATCAATGTGTCATGCTCAAGAAATCATGATGTTTCTCCcaaggatgatgaagaaaataaaAAAGTGAAGAATGAAGATATATGGTGGGATGTGGGACTAGGAATGGGCAATGCATTTGGGTTTTCAATCCTGATTTGGGTGTTGTGTTTCTCCAAATCTTGGAGTGCAAAATGCTTCAAAGTTATGGATGGCATTATTGTCTGCCTTTTTCAAGCATTCAAATAA